Proteins encoded by one window of Kribbella italica:
- a CDS encoding MerR family transcriptional regulator has product MTTVDGGLRSGQVADAAGVNLQTLRYYERRGLLAEPDRSPGGHRLYPPEAVTVLRVIKAAQRLGFTLEEISDLLEAGRHHHGAKADEGLQARARDKLVDVEAKIADLTVIAASLRTALDAGCDDLIACAHSPSCPLPFADLAAEAPTGTHLKLADEPEPRRDCC; this is encoded by the coding sequence ATGACCACTGTCGACGGAGGCCTGCGGTCGGGCCAGGTCGCTGACGCGGCCGGGGTGAACCTGCAAACCTTGCGCTACTACGAACGCCGAGGGCTCCTGGCCGAACCTGATCGCAGCCCCGGCGGTCATCGCCTCTACCCGCCGGAAGCGGTGACCGTGCTGCGGGTGATCAAGGCCGCGCAGCGGCTCGGGTTCACCCTGGAGGAGATCTCCGACCTGCTGGAGGCCGGCCGTCACCACCACGGCGCGAAAGCCGACGAAGGTTTGCAGGCCCGGGCCCGGGACAAGCTCGTCGACGTCGAAGCCAAGATCGCTGACCTGACCGTGATCGCCGCGTCGCTTCGGACCGCGCTCGATGCCGGCTGCGACGATCTGATCGCCTGCGCGCACAGCCCCAGCTGCCCGCTGCCCTTCGCCGACCTGGCCGCCGAGGCGCCCACCGGCACCCACCTGAAACTTGCCGACGAACCGGAGCCGCGCCGTGACTGCTGCTGA
- a CDS encoding MerR family transcriptional regulator → MRTSELAGQAGVNTETLRYYERRGLLTQPPRTPGGYRDYPPSTVELLRFIKRAQELGFTLDEIEELLHLDNGGPDACDAARALAEHRRADLEARIRDLQRMHDSLADLVATCDLPRADRNCALLEAIDHRPEATR, encoded by the coding sequence ATGCGAACCAGTGAGCTGGCCGGCCAGGCCGGGGTGAACACCGAGACGCTGCGCTACTACGAGCGCCGAGGACTGCTCACGCAACCGCCGCGCACTCCGGGCGGCTACCGCGACTACCCGCCGAGCACGGTCGAACTGCTGCGGTTCATCAAACGCGCCCAGGAACTCGGCTTCACCCTCGACGAGATCGAGGAACTGCTGCACCTCGACAACGGCGGCCCGGACGCATGCGACGCCGCAAGGGCGCTGGCCGAGCACCGCCGCGCGGACCTGGAGGCCCGGATCCGCGACCTGCAACGGATGCACGACTCGCTGGCCGACCTGGTCGCGACCTGCGACCTGCCCCGCGCCGACCGCAACTGCGCGCTGCTGGAAGCGATCGACCATCGCCCGGAGGCAACCCGATGA
- the merB gene encoding alkylmercury lyase family protein, which yields MNFEVLHVPDCPNLSPMLQRLAEVTDLPVTTRLIETDADAARYGMAGSPTLLIDGTDPFAGAGDDCACGVSCRLYRDEAGRIVPAPSTAQLRAAITAAGHVGAPAPGEVLSAWRTRAVPLDPVEKAAHQAILRAFAANAVPPSGKDLDALVAESNRTVDDVLTALHEADAIRLDADGQIAVAYPFSATATRHRVHIADSNGGEVDVYAMCAIDALGIAPMLGRDTRIESVDDTTRQPITVTSTSGRTTWQPEQAVVFIGADAGGGPSADCCCDYLNFFTDHDTAQAWASSHPTIPGQILNRADAEDLAARLFHPLLAI from the coding sequence ATGAACTTCGAAGTTCTGCACGTACCGGACTGCCCGAACCTGTCGCCGATGCTGCAACGCCTCGCCGAGGTCACCGATCTGCCGGTCACCACCCGGCTGATCGAAACCGACGCAGACGCCGCCCGGTACGGCATGGCCGGCTCACCGACTCTGCTGATCGACGGCACCGACCCGTTCGCCGGCGCCGGCGACGACTGCGCCTGTGGGGTGTCGTGCCGGCTCTACCGCGACGAGGCCGGCCGGATCGTGCCCGCCCCGTCGACCGCCCAGCTGCGCGCCGCGATCACAGCGGCTGGCCACGTCGGCGCCCCGGCGCCGGGGGAGGTCCTGAGCGCTTGGCGCACCCGCGCCGTCCCGCTGGATCCGGTCGAGAAAGCAGCACACCAGGCGATCTTGCGCGCCTTCGCGGCCAACGCTGTTCCACCCAGCGGCAAAGACCTGGACGCGCTCGTTGCCGAAAGCAACAGAACCGTGGACGACGTGCTGACCGCGCTGCACGAAGCCGACGCGATCCGGCTGGACGCCGACGGCCAGATCGCCGTCGCGTACCCGTTCTCAGCCACCGCGACCCGGCACCGCGTCCACATCGCCGACTCCAACGGCGGCGAGGTCGACGTCTACGCGATGTGCGCGATCGACGCGCTCGGCATCGCGCCCATGCTCGGACGAGACACCCGGATCGAGTCCGTCGACGACACCACCCGGCAACCCATCACCGTGACCAGCACCAGCGGCCGCACCACCTGGCAGCCCGAGCAGGCGGTCGTCTTCATCGGCGCCGATGCCGGCGGCGGCCCGTCAGCCGACTGCTGCTGCGACTACCTCAACTTCTTCACCGACCACGACACGGCGCAGGCCTGGGCCAGCAGTCACCCAACTATCCCGGGACAAATCCTCAACCGGGCCGACGCCGAGGACCTCGCCGCCCGCCTGTTCCACCCGCTCCTCGCAATCTGA
- a CDS encoding ArsR/SmtB family transcription factor has translation MAKKADSATCAPAEPAELRPATHDFLKALSNPTRQRIMLLFARGAELSVNEVAEQAAIGQSTASQQLDLLRRGGIVTSRREGKAVLYRADKAGAAAALSDLQAYLQNCC, from the coding sequence ATGGCGAAGAAGGCTGACAGCGCGACCTGCGCTCCCGCAGAACCGGCGGAGCTCCGGCCCGCCACTCACGACTTCCTGAAGGCCCTGTCGAACCCGACCCGCCAGCGCATCATGCTCCTGTTCGCCCGCGGCGCCGAGCTGTCCGTCAACGAGGTCGCCGAACAAGCCGCCATCGGCCAGTCCACCGCCTCGCAGCAACTCGACCTCCTCCGCCGCGGAGGCATCGTCACCTCCCGCCGCGAAGGCAAAGCCGTCCTCTACCGAGCCGACAAGGCCGGCGCCGCCGCAGCCCTGTCCGACCTCCAGGCATACCTCCAGAACTGCTGCTGA
- a CDS encoding PhoX family protein has translation MTLADEPRRLLPLADGHGGRSSMTCLYRCGNACAHPAPNSSGNEYFADGVKAEVSRRGIFKAGAVGALVIGAGAAGAVPAAAAPSGGSAASSAGSRSGAGLTFKAIPPNTLDTVIVPNGYDEKVLIRWGDPILPGAPAFDIDRQSPTAQAGQFGYNNDFLVIVPLDRHFTRGLLVVNHEYTNEELMFRGYAGGATATTQQMRIALAAHGMSVVEVERVERTGEWRVVSQGRRRYNRRLTASTPMKFTGPAAGSQLLRTTADPRGVRVLGSLNNCSGGLTPWGTILSGEENFNQYFVGADGAPADAKPALARYGIDITKRYPSGSRYWDKADSRFDVTKNPHEPNRFGWIMEVDPYDPQSTPRKHTALGRFKHEGAAVVVAKSGYVVAYMGDDERFDYIYKFVSDRKLRTGDSKADRESNSRLLESGSLYVAKLGFTSASEIDGSGKLPSDGAFNGTGTWIPLTRGGKSLVPGMAIDEVLVHTRLAADKVGATKMDRPEDIEVSKLTGKVYVALTNNSNRGAAGQAAADEANPRKSNKHGQVFELVEIGGNHASETFTWSLPIVCGDPADPSTYFAGYDKTEVSPISCPDNLDFDAHGNLWISTDGNALVDHAGTNFHDGLFAVAVEGPDRGKAKQFLSVPRGAEQASAYVVPDNKSVVVSVQHPGEITGASVDNPASTWPDGDFARPAVIVTWRPDGSEIGS, from the coding sequence ATGACGCTCGCAGACGAGCCACGCCGGCTGCTGCCGCTGGCCGACGGCCACGGAGGCCGCAGCTCGATGACCTGTCTTTACCGGTGCGGCAACGCCTGCGCGCACCCGGCGCCGAACTCGTCCGGCAACGAGTACTTCGCCGACGGCGTCAAGGCGGAGGTCTCGCGGCGAGGCATCTTCAAGGCGGGCGCCGTCGGCGCGCTCGTGATCGGCGCCGGTGCTGCCGGCGCCGTACCGGCAGCTGCTGCGCCGTCGGGCGGTTCCGCCGCATCGTCGGCGGGCAGCCGATCAGGCGCCGGGCTGACCTTCAAGGCGATCCCGCCGAACACCCTCGACACTGTGATCGTGCCCAACGGGTACGACGAGAAGGTCCTGATTCGCTGGGGCGACCCGATCCTGCCGGGCGCTCCGGCCTTCGACATCGACAGGCAGAGCCCGACGGCCCAGGCAGGTCAGTTCGGGTACAACAACGACTTCCTGGTCATCGTGCCGCTCGACCGTCACTTCACGCGGGGCCTGCTGGTGGTCAACCACGAGTACACCAACGAGGAACTGATGTTCCGCGGCTACGCCGGCGGCGCGACGGCCACCACGCAACAGATGCGGATCGCCCTCGCCGCGCACGGCATGAGCGTCGTCGAGGTCGAACGGGTCGAGCGCACCGGCGAGTGGCGCGTGGTCAGCCAAGGCCGACGCCGCTACAACCGGCGGCTGACCGCCTCGACGCCGATGAAGTTCACCGGCCCGGCGGCCGGATCGCAGCTGCTGCGGACCACCGCCGATCCTCGCGGCGTACGAGTGCTCGGATCGCTGAACAACTGCTCCGGTGGACTGACGCCGTGGGGCACGATCCTGTCCGGCGAGGAGAACTTCAACCAGTACTTCGTCGGCGCCGACGGTGCACCGGCGGACGCCAAGCCCGCACTCGCGCGGTACGGCATCGACATCACCAAGCGCTACCCGTCCGGCAGCCGCTACTGGGACAAGGCCGACAGCCGCTTCGACGTGACGAAGAACCCGCACGAGCCCAACCGGTTCGGCTGGATCATGGAGGTCGATCCTTACGACCCGCAGTCGACTCCTCGCAAGCACACCGCTCTCGGCCGTTTCAAGCACGAGGGTGCTGCTGTCGTGGTCGCGAAGTCCGGCTACGTCGTCGCGTACATGGGAGACGACGAGCGCTTCGACTACATCTACAAGTTCGTCTCCGACCGCAAGCTCCGCACCGGAGACTCCAAGGCCGATCGCGAGAGCAACAGCCGTCTGCTGGAGTCGGGCAGCCTGTACGTCGCCAAGCTCGGCTTCACCAGCGCCTCCGAGATCGACGGGTCCGGCAAGCTGCCGAGCGACGGAGCGTTCAACGGAACCGGTACGTGGATCCCGCTGACCCGTGGTGGCAAGTCACTCGTGCCCGGGATGGCGATCGACGAGGTGCTCGTGCACACCCGCCTCGCGGCGGACAAGGTCGGCGCGACCAAGATGGACCGGCCCGAGGACATCGAGGTCAGTAAGCTGACCGGCAAGGTGTACGTCGCGCTGACGAACAACAGCAACCGCGGCGCCGCGGGTCAGGCGGCAGCGGACGAGGCCAACCCGCGCAAGAGCAACAAGCACGGCCAGGTCTTCGAGCTCGTCGAGATCGGCGGCAACCACGCGAGCGAGACTTTCACCTGGTCACTGCCGATCGTCTGCGGCGATCCGGCCGACCCGTCGACGTACTTCGCGGGTTACGACAAGACGGAGGTCTCGCCGATCTCGTGCCCGGACAATCTCGATTTCGATGCCCACGGCAACTTGTGGATCTCGACCGACGGCAACGCGCTGGTCGACCACGCGGGCACGAACTTCCACGACGGACTGTTCGCGGTGGCGGTCGAGGGGCCGGACCGGGGGAAGGCGAAGCAGTTCCTGTCGGTTCCGCGGGGCGCGGAGCAGGCGTCGGCGTACGTCGTACCGGACAACAAGTCGGTCGTGGTCTCGGTCCAGCATCCCGGTGAGATCACCGGCGCCTCGGTCGACAACCCGGCCAGCACCTGGCCCGACGGCGACTTCGCCCGGCCCGCGGTGATCGTCACCTGGCGGCCCGACGGAAGCGAGATCGGCTCCTGA
- a CDS encoding metalloregulator ArsR/SmtB family transcription factor, with amino-acid sequence MSTRRGAERVGAPSSGDSHQVTGVAIGRDEAERLAVVLKALSDPTRLQLLAMIEASPDGEACVNDLTEPLELSQPTISHHLKILVTAGILARDKRGLWSWYSIVPDQLQTLRALLPGPTFLR; translated from the coding sequence GTGAGTACACGTCGAGGCGCCGAGCGGGTCGGTGCGCCGAGCAGCGGCGACTCGCATCAGGTGACCGGTGTCGCGATCGGCCGCGACGAGGCCGAGCGGCTGGCCGTCGTACTGAAGGCCCTCTCGGATCCCACCCGCCTGCAGCTCCTGGCGATGATCGAGGCGAGCCCCGACGGCGAGGCGTGCGTGAACGACCTGACCGAGCCGCTCGAGCTCAGTCAGCCGACGATCAGCCACCACCTCAAGATCCTTGTGACGGCCGGAATCCTGGCGCGCGACAAGCGCGGTCTGTGGTCCTGGTACTCGATCGTGCCGGATCAGCTGCAGACTCTTCGCGCTCTTCTGCCCGGCCCTACCTTCCTGCGCTAG
- a CDS encoding phosphate ABC transporter substrate-binding protein PstS family protein, translated as MVIRPVKHLRYVAVTAAALLALSACGGNNNETPAGSGGGSGEALSGQVVVDGSSTVEPLTAAAGELFKEEQKGVDVAVGTSGTGGGFKKFCAGETDISNASRPIKDEEKALCDKNGVKFSELQVANDALTVVVNKDNDWVDCLTVAQLKKIWEPGSKVKTWNQVDPKFPNEALPLYGAGSDSGTFDYFTGEINGEEGKSRTDYNPTEDDNVTVQGVSGAKGALGYFGFSYFEENADKLKAVKIDGGKGCVEPSVATAQDGSYTPLARPLFIYPSDKGLAKKQVLSFVEFYLEKNQEIVEAAKFVPLTDAQKTTAKTELDKLKAQ; from the coding sequence GTGGTCATCCGCCCGGTCAAGCACTTGCGATACGTCGCCGTCACGGCGGCGGCCCTGCTCGCCCTGTCGGCGTGCGGTGGGAACAACAACGAGACGCCGGCCGGCAGCGGTGGAGGCAGCGGTGAAGCGCTGTCGGGCCAGGTCGTCGTCGACGGCTCCAGCACGGTCGAGCCACTGACCGCGGCCGCGGGCGAGCTCTTCAAGGAAGAGCAGAAAGGCGTCGACGTCGCGGTCGGCACCTCCGGTACCGGCGGCGGCTTCAAGAAGTTCTGCGCCGGCGAGACCGACATCTCGAACGCGTCCCGGCCGATCAAGGACGAGGAGAAGGCGCTGTGTGACAAGAACGGCGTCAAGTTCTCTGAGCTCCAGGTCGCCAACGACGCGCTGACGGTCGTCGTCAACAAGGACAACGACTGGGTCGATTGCCTGACTGTGGCCCAGCTGAAGAAGATCTGGGAGCCGGGGTCGAAGGTGAAGACCTGGAACCAGGTCGACCCGAAGTTCCCGAACGAGGCGCTCCCGCTGTACGGCGCGGGGTCGGACTCCGGCACCTTCGACTACTTCACCGGTGAGATCAACGGTGAGGAAGGCAAGAGCCGCACCGACTACAACCCGACCGAGGACGACAACGTCACCGTCCAGGGTGTCTCCGGCGCCAAGGGTGCGCTCGGGTACTTCGGCTTCTCGTACTTCGAGGAGAACGCGGACAAGCTGAAGGCGGTCAAGATCGACGGCGGCAAGGGATGCGTCGAGCCCTCGGTCGCCACCGCGCAGGACGGCAGCTACACGCCGCTGGCGCGTCCGCTGTTCATCTACCCCTCCGACAAGGGCCTGGCCAAGAAGCAGGTGCTGTCCTTCGTCGAGTTCTACCTGGAGAAGAACCAGGAGATCGTCGAGGCGGCCAAGTTCGTGCCCCTGACCGACGCCCAGAAGACGACGGCGAAGACCGAGCTGGACAAGCTGAAGGCTCAGTGA
- a CDS encoding flavin-containing monooxygenase, translating to MTSDSVVIIGGGQSGLAGAFAVRDAGMRPVLLEAGDRTVGSWPNYYDSLTLFSPARYSGFPGAPFPGEQDRYPTRDEVVSYLDKLAAGLDAEVHLNTRATAVESSARRFVVRTAGGEEFPAAGVICASGSFSRPYVPQIPGDFTGQILHVAQYRDPQQYAGQRVVVVGAGNSAIQVGYELAALAKVTLAVRRPVQFVPQIRGGRDMHYWLHALRLDLLPPSILSRLVRGTLVFDTGIYGDALKSGLLDQRPMFSRFDGDQVVWADGSHEHVDTVIMATGYRPNLPYLEGLGALDDTGLPLHKRGISLTHPGLAYLGLEFQRSFSSNTLRGVSRDAQYVAKALASAGR from the coding sequence ATGACTTCTGACTCTGTGGTGATCATCGGCGGCGGCCAGTCCGGGCTTGCCGGCGCGTTCGCCGTTCGCGACGCCGGGATGCGTCCGGTGCTGCTGGAGGCCGGCGATCGCACCGTTGGATCCTGGCCGAACTACTACGACAGCCTGACGCTCTTCTCGCCGGCTCGGTACAGCGGCTTTCCCGGCGCGCCGTTCCCTGGTGAGCAGGACCGCTACCCCACGCGGGACGAGGTGGTCTCCTACCTCGACAAGCTCGCCGCGGGACTCGACGCCGAGGTCCACCTCAACACTCGCGCTACGGCGGTGGAGAGCTCCGCCCGCAGATTCGTCGTACGGACAGCTGGCGGTGAGGAGTTCCCGGCTGCCGGTGTCATCTGTGCCAGCGGATCATTCAGCCGGCCGTACGTGCCGCAGATCCCCGGCGACTTCACCGGCCAGATTCTCCATGTGGCGCAGTACCGCGATCCTCAGCAGTACGCCGGTCAGCGGGTCGTCGTGGTCGGTGCGGGCAACTCCGCAATCCAGGTCGGCTACGAGCTGGCCGCGTTGGCCAAGGTGACCCTGGCCGTACGGCGACCCGTCCAGTTCGTGCCCCAGATCCGCGGCGGCCGCGACATGCACTACTGGCTGCACGCCCTACGCCTGGATCTTCTGCCACCTTCGATCCTGAGCAGGCTTGTCCGCGGGACCCTGGTCTTCGACACCGGTATCTACGGCGACGCGCTCAAGTCGGGGCTGCTCGACCAGCGGCCGATGTTCAGTCGGTTCGACGGTGATCAGGTGGTCTGGGCCGACGGCAGCCACGAACACGTCGACACCGTCATCATGGCGACCGGCTATCGACCGAACCTCCCGTACCTGGAGGGTCTGGGCGCACTCGACGACACAGGCCTGCCCCTGCACAAGCGCGGCATCTCGCTCACGCACCCGGGCCTGGCCTACCTCGGACTCGAGTTCCAGCGCTCCTTCTCGTCGAACACGCTGCGTGGAGTCTCCCGGGACGCCCAGTACGTCGCCAAGGCGCTCGCTAGCGCAGGAAGGTAG
- a CDS encoding ester cyclase, with the protein MSTPAVLAANKAVVQRLVDEVLNGGNLDLIDDLYTPDQASAAREWIEPFRASFPDVRMDTIELLAEGDIVIGRFTCTATHTGTWLGHPPTGRRFVAIDEVNRYRIDNGRIADTWTLEDNLDRLTQLGLLPTRHDE; encoded by the coding sequence GTGAGCACACCAGCCGTGCTCGCGGCGAACAAAGCGGTCGTGCAGCGCCTGGTCGATGAAGTCCTCAACGGCGGCAACCTCGACCTGATCGACGACCTCTACACCCCCGACCAGGCTTCGGCGGCCCGGGAGTGGATCGAGCCGTTCCGGGCCTCGTTCCCCGACGTCCGCATGGACACGATCGAACTCCTCGCCGAAGGCGACATCGTGATCGGGCGTTTCACCTGCACCGCCACTCACACCGGCACCTGGCTAGGGCACCCACCCACCGGACGCCGGTTCGTGGCCATTGACGAGGTCAACCGCTACCGAATCGACAACGGCCGCATCGCCGACACCTGGACCCTCGAAGACAATCTCGACCGACTCACCCAACTGGGGCTGCTCCCCACCAGACACGACGAGTAG
- a CDS encoding YnfA family protein, which produces MTIVKSIALFVVAAIAEIGGAWLIWQGWREHRGLWWIAGGILALGAYGFVATFQPDPNFGRILAAYGGIFVAGSLAWGMLVDGFRPDRWDLAGAAICLIGVVVIMYAPRSAS; this is translated from the coding sequence ATGACGATCGTCAAATCCATCGCGCTGTTCGTTGTGGCTGCCATCGCCGAGATCGGCGGCGCCTGGCTGATCTGGCAAGGCTGGCGCGAACACCGCGGCCTGTGGTGGATCGCCGGCGGCATCCTTGCCCTCGGCGCCTACGGCTTCGTCGCGACCTTCCAGCCCGACCCCAACTTCGGCCGCATCCTGGCCGCCTACGGCGGCATCTTCGTCGCCGGCTCCCTCGCCTGGGGCATGCTCGTCGACGGATTCCGCCCCGACCGATGGGACCTGGCCGGCGCCGCGATCTGCCTGATCGGAGTCGTCGTCATCATGTACGCGCCTCGGAGCGCCTCGTGA
- a CDS encoding sulfite exporter TauE/SafE family protein, which translates to MHELPTLLAASAAAFTLALLSAVAGFGGGVLLLPVFTALFGLRVAVPMLTITQLSSNASRVWFNRRELHWPLIGWFAAGAVPLAVVGGLLLAHAPLSPLKRLLGVFLIGVVIWRRLNRRPRKPPDHSFVGVGAASGLGSALLGSVGPLTAPFFLAYGLTRAAYIGTEAASALTMHLSKIAAYGAGDLITHTVLIYGAALTPATLAGAWVGKKFVNRISERGFVLLVELGLITAGVLFLIGV; encoded by the coding sequence ATGCACGAACTCCCTACTCTTCTTGCCGCTTCGGCCGCCGCGTTTACGCTGGCGCTGCTGTCGGCGGTGGCAGGGTTTGGTGGCGGGGTGCTGCTGCTGCCAGTGTTCACCGCCTTGTTCGGGCTCCGAGTCGCCGTCCCGATGCTCACCATCACCCAGTTGTCCAGCAACGCATCCCGGGTCTGGTTCAACCGCCGCGAACTTCACTGGCCGCTCATCGGCTGGTTCGCCGCAGGAGCCGTCCCGCTCGCCGTCGTCGGTGGACTGCTGCTCGCACACGCTCCGCTTAGCCCGCTCAAACGGCTGCTCGGCGTGTTCCTGATCGGTGTGGTCATCTGGCGCCGGCTGAACCGGCGCCCCCGAAAACCACCCGACCACAGCTTCGTCGGTGTCGGCGCCGCGTCAGGGCTCGGCTCAGCGCTGCTCGGTTCAGTCGGTCCGCTGACCGCCCCGTTCTTCCTCGCCTACGGCCTGACCCGGGCCGCCTACATCGGCACCGAGGCCGCCAGCGCACTCACCATGCACCTGTCAAAGATCGCCGCCTACGGCGCCGGGGACCTCATCACCCACACCGTGCTCATCTACGGCGCCGCGCTCACCCCCGCCACCCTCGCCGGCGCCTGGGTTGGCAAGAAGTTCGTGAACCGCATCAGCGAACGCGGTTTCGTCCTCCTCGTCGAACTCGGCCTCATCACCGCCGGAGTGCTCTTCCTCATCGGCGTGTGA